The following are encoded together in the Chanodichthys erythropterus isolate Z2021 chromosome 16, ASM2448905v1, whole genome shotgun sequence genome:
- the LOC137003792 gene encoding uncharacterized protein, translating to MKPLYKVPFERNSQRNKEFRRAYVDGVLEMDAHAIPHEFIFIDEAGFNLAKTRRRGRNLIGHRAIIDVPGQRGGNITMCAAISNMHGVLHRHAKLGPYNTAHILTFLDRLHNILIPPERMNDADHQRNRYVVVWDNVSFHHAAPVQNWFADHPTFLVQYLPPYSPFLNPIEEFFSAWRWKVYDRQPFVRMPLVQAMEEACDEIDVGAIQGWIRHSRRFFPRCLAREDIACDVVARVEGEEEEEEEIEKEEKEKEKEEMKM from the exons atgaaaccactttataaggtgccgtttgagagaaactctcaaagaaacaaagagttcagacgagcatatgtggat ggagtactggaaatggatgctcatgcaatcccacatgagttcatctttatagatgaggctgggttcaacctagcaaagaccagaagaagagggagaaacctcattggccacagagccattatagatgttcctggccaacgtggtgggaacatcacaatgtgcgctgccatctccaatatgcatggtgtcctccaccgtcatgccaaacttggaccatacaacacagcccatattctcacatttctggacagacttcacaacattctcataccaccagagcgtatgaatgatgcagaccatcaaagaaaccggtacgttgtagtatgggacaacgtgagctttcatcatgcagccccagtccaaaactggtttgctgaccacccaacatttctcgtgcaatacctcccaccatactcaccatttctgaaccccatagaagaattcttttcggcatggcggtggaaggtatacgaccggcagccctttgtgcgcatgcctcttgtgcaggccatggaagaggcatgtgatgagattgatgtgggtgcaattcagggatggataaggcactcaaggcgcttcttccctcgatgtctggcaagggaagatattgcctgtgat GTGGTGGCCAGGGTAGagggagaagaggaagaggaagaggagatagagaaagaggagaaagagaaagagaaagaagagaTGAAGATGTAG